One Bartonella kosoyi DNA segment encodes these proteins:
- a CDS encoding YopJ/AvrA family T3SS effector serine/threonine acetyltransferase — protein MKPQDSQDSPPHSSQIPEGASAQIPEGASADASLESLATHLEQLNIEKINYTPFNRAELKDIIAGLEQHNADGSWIKNYYDILDLYMMPALVDQANRKYPEMNLKLTSPPNGFALALKDTLESGVKSSRFIVNAHDRGIHFAVVDHQTIDDKISLIFFEPTSLRDTLPALLALRTRQSLEHYPFPPIHFAMAEMDIQRSSSECGMFSLSLAKKLHNESAKLERLHKDNVKGVLFEPDTPLPAEKLDPYLPPRLYKHVQGRRRLMEYLQSNPGSEHETVNKKGETLVERFEKNLETAEGKTVSVSQHRKRATEYKSLMM, from the coding sequence ATGAAACCACAAGATTCACAAGACTCCCCCCCTCATTCCTCACAAATACCGGAAGGTGCAAGTGCACAAATACCAGAAGGTGCAAGCGCAGATGCCTCATTAGAAAGCCTTGCAACACATTTAGAACAGCTTAATATCGAAAAAATAAATTATACCCCTTTCAACCGTGCGGAATTAAAAGATATCATTGCAGGTTTAGAACAGCATAATGCCGATGGAAGTTGGATTAAAAACTATTATGATATTTTAGATCTTTACATGATGCCCGCTTTGGTTGATCAAGCAAATCGTAAATATCCAGAGATGAATCTCAAACTTACAAGCCCTCCTAACGGCTTTGCCCTCGCCCTCAAAGACACACTCGAGAGCGGCGTAAAATCTTCCAGATTTATTGTTAATGCACATGATAGGGGTATCCATTTTGCGGTTGTTGATCATCAAACCATTGATGATAAAATATCTTTGATCTTTTTTGAACCGACCTCACTGCGTGACACACTTCCCGCATTACTCGCATTAAGAACGCGACAATCCCTTGAGCATTACCCATTTCCTCCTATTCATTTTGCCATGGCGGAAATGGACATTCAACGAAGCTCCTCTGAATGTGGGATGTTCAGTTTGAGCCTTGCTAAAAAGCTTCATAACGAATCCGCTAAATTAGAAAGACTGCACAAAGATAATGTTAAGGGCGTATTATTTGAGCCAGACACGCCTTTACCGGCTGAAAAGTTAGATCCCTATCTTCCTCCTCGTTTATATAAACACGTACAAGGAAGAAGACGCCTTATGGAATATTTACAATCCAATCCGGGTTCTGAACATGAAACAGTCAACAAAAAAGGTGAAACTCTTGTCGAGAGATTTGAGAAAAACTTAGAAACAGCAGAGGGAAAAACTGTTTCTGTTTCACAACATAGAAAAAGAGCAACAGAATACAAATCTCTGATGATGTAA
- a CDS encoding YopJ/AvrA family T3SS effector serine/threonine acetyltransferase has product MKPQDSKDISSRSSPTQEGASAQGEASAEESLEELIARLMHSSVQTEEEHVAPSSEELQTIITGLEDDLATGHWINSYYEDTDIRVMPALVKKANSKYPDMNLKLALTAEEFSHAIKEVVESDAKSARFIVNSGSKIHFAVLDYQKFDDKISLIMLEPTTFQNIAAAKLGIKINQTLETLQLPPYSFTMAEMDIQRSSSECGMFSLSLAKKLHTESQKLERLHKDNVKGVLCDPNSSLSAEKLDSYLPVSLYKHAQGRRRLEQYLKTNPQAIDETVNKKGETIRERFEKNLKEEGAKNVSVSPHKKRITEYKSLMM; this is encoded by the coding sequence ATGAAACCTCAAGATTCAAAAGACATCTCCTCTCGTTCCTCACCAACACAAGAAGGAGCAAGTGCACAAGGAGAAGCCAGCGCGGAAGAATCTTTAGAAGAGCTTATTGCCCGTTTAATGCACAGTTCCGTTCAAACAGAAGAAGAACATGTTGCCCCTAGTTCTGAAGAATTACAAACTATTATTACAGGCTTAGAAGATGATCTTGCCACGGGTCATTGGATTAACTCTTATTATGAAGATACCGATATTAGAGTGATGCCCGCTCTCGTCAAAAAAGCCAACAGCAAATATCCGGACATGAATCTCAAATTGGCTCTTACAGCAGAAGAGTTTTCTCACGCAATAAAAGAAGTCGTTGAGAGCGACGCAAAATCTGCCCGATTTATCGTCAATTCAGGAAGCAAAATCCACTTTGCCGTCCTTGACTATCAAAAATTTGATGACAAAATCTCTTTGATTATGCTTGAACCGACAACATTTCAAAATATCGCTGCTGCGAAACTAGGGATAAAAATAAATCAAACCCTGGAAACTCTTCAACTGCCTCCTTATTCTTTTACCATGGCGGAAATGGATATTCAACGAAGCTCTTCTGAATGTGGGATGTTCAGTTTAAGCCTTGCCAAAAAGCTTCATACCGAATCTCAAAAATTAGAAAGACTGCATAAGGATAATGTTAAGGGTGTCTTATGTGACCCCAATTCATCTTTATCTGCTGAAAAATTAGATTCCTATCTACCCGTTAGTTTGTACAAGCATGCGCAAGGGCGAAGACGTCTTGAACAATATCTAAAAACCAATCCGCAAGCGATTGATGAAACAGTCAACAAAAAAGGTGAAACTATAAGAGAGAGATTTGAAAAAAACTTAAAGGAAGAAGGAGCAAAAAACGTCTCTGTTTCTCCCCATAAAAAAAGGATTACGGAATACAAATCTTTAATGATGTAA